One Paenibacillus sp. SYP-B4298 genomic window, TGCCGTTGGAGTTGACCAGGTCAACAATATCGAACATCGATTTCATTTCGGTGAAGGAGCCTTCATTTTTATTCATGCGCTCCGTGAAGTCCTTATTGCCTGTATTCATCAGTCCGCCGACTACAAGCGGCAGGAATAGCTGCGGCACCCATGCTTCCTTATAGGACAGCTCAAATGGTGTAATGCTGTTCTTGTTCAATGTCTCCACCACTTGCTTCATCTCGGACAATGTGGTCGGCGGAGTCAGCTTCATATCAGCGAAAATTTTCTTGTTGTACAGGTAGCCCCATGACAGGGTTTCCAGCGGCACGGCCAGCACTTTGCCGTCCAGGGTTACCGAAGGCTTCACGCTATCCAGCAGCTTGGAAGCGAATGGCTGATTGGACAGATCCTCGACATATCCAGCCTTGTAGAAGGATGGCAGCTCGTTGATCGCATGGAGGGCGAAGATGTCTGGCGCATCATTGGATGCCAGTCTTGTCTTCAATATTTGCGACGCATTGTCCGGATTCGGCATCTCCATCTGTACCTTGACGTCAATGTTCTTCTCTGCCTTCTCCTTGGCCACGAACTTCGCGATGTAGCTGTCGTACTGCTCCTTGAAGCGAGGCTGGGCGATAAACATTTTCAGGTTAACCGTCTTCGCTGTGCCCGTGCTCTCCCCACCTGTCTGCCCCGCAGTATTATTGCCCGGCGTACTGCTATTCGCTCCACATCCCGCCAGCAAGGTCACGGCCATTACA contains:
- a CDS encoding ABC transporter substrate-binding protein, with translation MKNRWKVTCSAVMAVTLLAGCGANSSTPGNNTAGQTGGESTGTAKTVNLKMFIAQPRFKEQYDSYIAKFVAKEKAEKNIDVKVQMEMPNPDNASQILKTRLASNDAPDIFALHAINELPSFYKAGYVEDLSNQPFASKLLDSVKPSVTLDGKVLAVPLETLSWGYLYNKKIFADMKLTPPTTLSEMKQVVETLNKNSITPFELSYKEAWVPQLFLPLVVGGLMNTGNKDFTERMNKNEGSFTEMKSMFDIVDLVNSNGTPKALETSPDDGAAAFANGKAAMWVQGPWYAETILKNNPDVEFGVAALPINDDPNATLINLSASTSLVVSPTSKNKEVALDFINYVLDDKDSNELFQSLKFNPVATVHTYESYPWVTDAMEYVKAGKSYQDPSIPQSVKDEVGKGLQSYFSKQMNQDEVLKALDKAWKDYNKVNK